Proteins found in one Chloroflexota bacterium genomic segment:
- a CDS encoding WD40 repeat domain-containing protein has product MLASVIDEPNTAVQFWDTRSGQLIRQFEWYTGPSSNIGFSLQNDTIAFGNSDHTVDLWSTFSGKQTLSLKAHDAPVSGVAYSSSSSKLASVSTDGTIYIWDLDTQQVIQQVKTERYEINNISFSPDGRSLAWSGIRLGESGTVQVIDTLNGQTLHTLEGEVIFAIAFSPDGSILAGADFTKKVIYLWDVASGKLITTLTQSDSITSIAFSPDGRILASGSWDSYIWLWDIASKRLVKKIAGNTGQIEAVAFSPDGHFIASSTSFDSDVYIWDAKNGELRDVLRAHSGEIRQIVFSPDGKLLASKSFDGTVVVWSINESR; this is encoded by the coding sequence ATGCTTGCATCTGTGATAGATGAGCCGAATACGGCAGTCCAGTTTTGGGATACCCGTAGTGGTCAACTCATCCGTCAGTTTGAGTGGTATACAGGGCCATCGTCCAACATTGGCTTCTCTTTGCAAAACGACACAATCGCATTCGGAAACTCTGACCATACAGTGGATTTATGGAGCACATTCTCAGGCAAGCAAACATTGAGCCTGAAGGCCCATGACGCCCCTGTTAGTGGGGTCGCTTATAGCTCTAGCAGTTCCAAATTGGCATCTGTGAGCACTGATGGAACAATCTACATTTGGGATTTAGACACTCAGCAGGTTATCCAGCAAGTTAAGACAGAACGATACGAAATCAACAATATCTCATTCAGTCCGGATGGTAGATCGCTGGCCTGGTCAGGAATCCGTCTCGGCGAAAGTGGAACTGTGCAAGTAATAGACACCTTGAATGGTCAGACATTGCATACACTCGAAGGGGAAGTCATATTTGCAATAGCATTCAGTCCAGACGGCTCCATTCTAGCTGGCGCAGATTTCACAAAGAAAGTTATCTACCTGTGGGACGTGGCATCCGGCAAACTAATCACGACCCTAACTCAATCTGATAGCATAACCAGTATTGCCTTCAGTCCAGATGGGCGTATCTTAGCCTCCGGAAGCTGGGACTCTTATATTTGGCTATGGGACATTGCTTCAAAGCGCCTTGTGAAGAAGATTGCGGGTAACACGGGGCAGATTGAGGCGGTGGCCTTTAGTCCCGACGGTCACTTTATTGCTTCGAGTACGTCTTTTGACTCGGATGTGTATATCTGGGACGCAAAGAACGGCGAGCTAAGAGACGTGCTCAGGGCACATTCCGGCGAGATAAGGCAGATTGTATTTAGTCCGGATGGGAAATTGCTCGCCTCAAAGAGTTTTGACGGTACTGTGGTTGTGTGGTCTATCAACGAAAGTAGGTAG
- a CDS encoding class II aldolase/adducin family protein → MLNSLITVGCEIVQSGLVQGAGGNLSCRIDDTIHITASGAKLGALTADDFVAVTTEGQTTSLRKPSSELLMHRAVYAALPWARVVLHAHPPKAIALGALGRDLPALTPDFYLHLGPCVPLVSYVTPTTKELADAVSQIIVGQRAALLQNHGVIVAGTDAASALLRLQLLEEAAGIRLMALAVGEPRALSPADCKALDEITGGRYRISP, encoded by the coding sequence ATGCTTAATTCACTTATCACTGTTGGCTGCGAGATTGTGCAAAGCGGTCTCGTGCAAGGCGCTGGTGGCAACCTGTCGTGCCGCATTGACGACACGATTCACATCACTGCCTCCGGCGCGAAACTTGGCGCGCTGACGGCGGATGACTTTGTCGCCGTCACCACCGAAGGCCAGACGACCTCGCTGCGTAAACCCTCCTCCGAATTATTGATGCACCGCGCCGTCTACGCCGCCCTGCCCTGGGCGCGAGTCGTCCTGCATGCTCACCCGCCCAAAGCCATCGCCCTCGGCGCGCTGGGCCGCGATCTGCCCGCCCTCACCCCCGACTTCTACTTGCACCTCGGCCCGTGTGTGCCGCTCGTCTCTTACGTTACGCCGACCACAAAGGAACTGGCTGACGCCGTGAGCCAGATCATCGTCGGCCAGCGCGCCGCGCTTCTGCAAAATCACGGCGTCATCGTCGCCGGCACCGACGCGGCGTCTGCCCTCCTTCGGTTACAATTGCTCGAAGAAGCGGCGGGCATCCGGCTGATGGCGCTGGCCGTTGGCGAGCCGCGCGCACTCAGTCCGGCAGACTGCAAAGCATTGGACGAAATTACCGGCGGGCGCTATCGAATTTCACCCTGA
- a CDS encoding ubiquinone/menaquinone biosynthesis methyltransferase: protein MTHLTGAERATYVQNMFARIAGKYDLMNRLMTGGQDIRWRKILLSVAAVPRGGSLLDLGTGTGDIAAQALQNDPTLTSVGGDFTLEMMRVGKADSSRQTVRFTGTDALNLPFPDNTFDAVTSGYLMRNVIDVRRAWAEQYRVLKPGGRVVCLDTTPPPKNLLWPFINFHLHVVIPVLGRLIAGASASDAYTYLPDSTENFLPAEKLAERMAEAGFKDVSFQRLMFGTMAIHWGTKGSTD, encoded by the coding sequence ATGACTCACCTCACTGGCGCCGAGCGTGCAACTTACGTGCAAAACATGTTCGCCCGCATCGCTGGAAAGTACGACTTGATGAACCGGCTGATGACGGGCGGGCAGGACATCCGCTGGCGCAAAATTTTGTTGTCCGTGGCCGCCGTCCCTCGCGGGGGAAGTTTGCTCGACCTGGGAACCGGAACCGGCGACATCGCCGCCCAGGCCTTGCAAAACGATCCGACGCTCACCAGCGTCGGCGGCGACTTCACCCTGGAGATGATGCGCGTCGGCAAAGCCGACTCCTCCCGTCAAACCGTCCGCTTCACCGGAACCGATGCCCTCAACCTGCCTTTCCCCGATAACACGTTTGACGCCGTCACTTCCGGCTACCTGATGCGAAACGTGATTGACGTGCGCCGCGCCTGGGCGGAACAGTATCGCGTCTTGAAACCGGGCGGGCGCGTCGTCTGCCTCGACACAACGCCGCCGCCCAAAAATTTGCTCTGGCCCTTCATCAACTTTCACCTGCACGTCGTCATCCCGGTGCTGGGCCGCCTCATCGCCGGCGCGTCCGCGTCCGACGCTTACACCTACCTGCCCGACTCCACCGAGAATTTCCTGCCCGCCGAAAAACTGGCCGAGCGCATGGCCGAAGCCGGGTTCAAAGACGTAAGCTTCCAGCGGCTCATGTTTGGCACTATGGCGATCCATTGGGGGACGAAAGGGTCAACGGATTGA
- a CDS encoding UbiX family flavin prenyltransferase, which yields MPKRLIVGLTGASGVIYGIRALELLKGSEVETHLVLSPAAKATIAQETDWKVSDVEALASVRHDHRDVGAAIASGSFTTLGMLIAPCSIKTLSAVANSYSNDLMSRAADVCLKEGRPLLLMVRETPLHRGHIRLMAQAAEAGAIIFPPVPAFYGKPQTIDDLVNGTVGRALARLGIENEAYTKWKGMGESGAG from the coding sequence ATGCCAAAACGACTCATCGTCGGCCTCACCGGAGCCTCCGGCGTCATCTACGGCATCCGCGCCCTCGAACTGCTCAAGGGCAGTGAGGTCGAAACCCACCTCGTCCTCAGTCCGGCGGCCAAAGCCACCATTGCTCAGGAAACCGACTGGAAGGTGAGCGACGTTGAAGCGCTGGCCTCGGTCAGGCACGATCATCGTGACGTGGGCGCGGCCATTGCTTCCGGCTCATTTACGACGCTGGGCATGTTGATCGCGCCCTGCTCGATCAAAACCCTCTCCGCCGTCGCCAACTCATATTCCAACGATCTCATGTCTCGCGCCGCCGACGTGTGCCTCAAAGAGGGCCGCCCGCTTTTGCTTATGGTGCGCGAAACCCCGCTTCACCGCGGCCACATCCGTCTCATGGCCCAGGCCGCCGAAGCAGGTGCCATCATCTTTCCGCCCGTGCCCGCTTTCTACGGCAAACCGCAGACGATTGACGATTTAGTGAATGGCACAGTGGGCCGCGCTCTGGCCCGGCTGGGCATCGAGAACGAGGCTTATACGAAGTGGAAGGGGATGGGGGAGAGCGGCGCTGGCTGA